CTTCTGGAAAATCGCTGGCAGGAACTGCTCGAAAACCGGCTGCCGCAGATAGCCAAAAAGATGAACTGCTCCCTCGAGGAGGTTAATAAGGCCATTGAGCGGATGAGCAAGATGGACCTGTCGCCGGGATTGCAGATTGGGCGCAATGACAATCACCCCATTACTGCCGATATTCTGGTGGAGCCGGACGAGTCCGGCGGATTCCGGGCGGTGCTGGTCGAAACCGACCTGCCGAATCTGCGGGTCAACCGCTTTTATCAGCAGATGGCCCGCAACCGGCGTATTGATGAGCAAACCCGGCAGTTCCTCCAGAAAAACATCCGTTCGGCCCAGTGGTTTATGGATGCAATTGCCCAGCGCCGCCAGACGCTGCAGAAGGTGGCGCAGGCCGTCGTGGATTATCAGCGGGATTTCTTCGAGAAGGGCCCGCTGTATTTAAAACCGCTGCCGATGTCTGTGATTGCCGAGAAAGTCGGCGTCCATGTAGCAACGGTGTCTCGTGCGGTGGCGGGCAAGTATGTTCAGTGTCCGCAGGGCATTCTGCCGCTTCGCAGTTTCTTCAGCGGCGGGCTGGAGGATGAGAGCGGACAGGAGCGCAGCTGGGACGCCCTGAAGGCCAAGCTGCAGGAGCTGGTGGACAGCGAGGACAAATCCAATCCGCTCAGCGATGACCAGCTGCGGCAGAAACTGGCCGAGGCGGGAATGGGCAATATCGCCCGCCGCACCGTCGCCAAATACCG
Above is a window of Anaerohalosphaeraceae bacterium DNA encoding:
- the rpoN gene encoding RNA polymerase factor sigma-54, with protein sequence MNMRMNLSCQMRMEQRMKLAPRMIQSMEVLQLPLLALQEKIEAELNSNPVLERVEESSEQAAPAQEPSEEPLPEKEMVVSEDPDRLEDFQRLESLDEEFEEYISNGDFFRRSAYDPSEPDRKLEAIQNTPAAGQSLQEYLKDQWRLVDAPEEVKAAGEQILDNLDEKGYLTVPLEQLYQKDKSPFTLEHLQQALALVQQLEPTGVGARDVRECLLIQLRQCPEDRNFEIRLLENRWQELLENRLPQIAKKMNCSLEEVNKAIERMSKMDLSPGLQIGRNDNHPITADILVEPDESGGFRAVLVETDLPNLRVNRFYQQMARNRRIDEQTRQFLQKNIRSAQWFMDAIAQRRQTLQKVAQAVVDYQRDFFEKGPLYLKPLPMSVIAEKVGVHVATVSRAVAGKYVQCPQGILPLRSFFSGGLEDESGQERSWDALKAKLQELVDSEDKSNPLSDDQLRQKLAEAGMGNIARRTVAKYR